The genomic segment ATATTAgatcatttttttctttgttttgtgtccTCCTTTCACTTTTGGAAGTGCAACAGTGTGGACTGAGCAGATAACAGGAAGGGAGGCAGACGGGGTGCAGAGGCATTCCAGCAGAAcaaactcccacacacacattctgtagGACGTCAGTCCACACTGAGCTCCAGGGAAAAGCTTTTCAACGGGCAATATGAGACAGGAGCAACAATGGCAACAGTGTCGGTTTTCTATAAAAGTACAAAGTTAACcccatacagtatgtgcaataAAATCAAAAGTTCAAACAGCATTGATTTCTTTCACTTTCAACGTCAGTATTTAAGAAtctattaaaaataatttgctCTGTTTTCTCAGTATTAGCCATAGATAtagaactatatatatatatatatatatatatatatatatatatatatatatatatatatatatagaactgttctatatctatggtatTAGCCATCTGGCTTGAAGAAGTTGTAAGCGCTGCATAGATGGTTTGTCAATCAGACACAGTGTGGCCACAATGGAttaagctgtaaaaaaaataagcaaagGGAAAGAAACACCATTAAAGAGTAAAAGATAGAGTAGAAAGTCAGATCAGTTATTTTTGATGGACTTTGAATTGCCTCGACCCAAACACCAGCTCACCTTTTATGATGACTTTGGCCAGTGCCTCACTGTTGCCGATTTGGTTGGAGGCCACACATTTGTATGTTCCGCTGTCGCTCAGTTTAACGCGGGCTATCAGCAGCTTTCCATCCCTTGTGGTCTCTGCTCCTGGAGGCAGGCTCACCCTGCCCCCCCGGCTCCATTCAAAGTGAATGGGATGAGTGCCGTGGGCAAGGCACTGGAGGCGCAGGGCATCTCCGGGCTGGAGCCTAATCTGGTCGGGCAGGCAGGTGGCGTACGGGGGACCTGCATGAAGGAGAAGACAATTACCGTTGTTATGAGCAGTGACAATctggatgtacagtatgtgtttatcATCTACGTTGTCGACTCACTCTCCACCTCCATTTGCGTGTATGCTTCACTGTAGCCATGAACGTTGGTAGCGTTACAGATGTATTGTCCTGAATCTTGGCGCCCCACACTGGTCAGTGTCAAAACTCCACCGACCACTGTGTGTTTCCATGGCAATGGTGCTCGCAGCTTGGACCAGCTGATGACAGGAATAGGGGAACCTGGAAggtggaagagaaagagaggataaaGTGAAAAACGAGAAGTGAGATCAGCACTGAGAgatattgacacacacacacacacactagcataCTAAACATCTTACCACTGGCCTGGCACTCCATTGTGACTGTACGTCCGTCCACCACTGTCATTTCTGCAGCTCCCACTGAAGCCACCGGTGCTCCCGGCTGCCCCTCAACAATAACCTCAACTTTGATTTCTGTCACCCCCTCATTGTTTTCAGCCTGGCAAATATAAACTCCTGAGTCCTCTGGATGCACTACAGGCCACTGAGGAAAGGAGAAGGCAATTATGTTCTGTATGTTATCTTAAATTGTGGAAATAAATGAAAGGAGGCCTTGTACTTCATATTTCACCTGTATTGTGTTGACATCATTCGTCTCCTTGGTAACCAACTGCAGGGTGGAGCCTTGGCGTTTCCAGGTCAACGTGGGGCGTGGCCTGCCTGTGGCACGACACTCCACTGACACAGGGGAACCCATCCTGACCCGCAGGGGCCCGGCTGGTGTCAGGTGTACTTTAGGAGCATCTGACAGAGAGGACACACAGAGTGACACATTAAACCCTGCAATAGTCAACAGATGTATCAACAGAATCGAATTAAACGGATCAACAGTTcaggtacatttccaggataaagcccgCCAAAAGATGTCAGGCTTTGCTCCTCACCTCCCGCCCTCTGTGCGTTTGCAGTTCTCAAACTCCGTTATTTTCGGGGAAACGACAACAAACGTTGAGCTAGGAAGCTACACTCTGAAAATGGCGTGTGTGCGAAAAACAaattggatcgtgcaacaatgcaggcctgcttggttctttcgggtaatgcttgtaaagatttacaaagagcATGCTTTCCCTCTCTTTTGGCTCCGTTCAATCAATTATTAAAGCTAAATCtttcactatgttcaccagctataGTCACTAACTGTCTGTGTGCCGTTTGATGCTGGGCGGGTAACGTTAGTTTAGGATACAGCTTAATAAATTactctgaaaacagctgcctgttgCTACTGGAAAGTTAGCTATAAGATTGGTGAGGGTGAGCCtgaacagtaaagttgtggtcTGAACTAAATTGTGAACACAAGCTCACGTTTGACGTTCAGCACAGCCGCGGCAGTGCTGCGGCCTGCAGAGTTGGCTGCCACGCAGCGGTACTGGCCCTGATTTTCAGGTCGGGCGTTGGCAACCGTCAGCACAGAGCCATCAGGACCAGTCTTAGCATTGTCtagatttaaaaagaagaatTCAGTGAAACTTCACAGATGGTGATACTGTATATGAACATTGATTACATGTTATCCTGACCTGGTAATGCTTGGTTATTGGCTCTCTTCCACT from the Perca flavescens isolate YP-PL-M2 chromosome 2, PFLA_1.0, whole genome shotgun sequence genome contains:
- the sid4 gene encoding secreted immunoglobulin domain 4, which codes for MCRISRTGDDGWQDSSDSSSPAPPPTPPEQQEASTTYEQMISFCAVAGQAPVVSVEPRTATVRQGESASFRCQVARGAQPIQLEWKRANNQALPDNAKTGPDGSVLTVANARPENQGQYRCVAANSAGRSTAAAVLNVKHAPKVHLTPAGPLRVRMGSPVSVECRATGRPRPTLTWKRQGSTLQLVTKETNDVNTIQWPVVHPEDSGVYICQAENNEGVTEIKVEVIVEGQPGAPVASVGAAEMTVVDGRTVTMECQASGSPIPVISWSKLRAPLPWKHTVVGGVLTLTSVGRQDSGQYICNATNVHGYSEAYTQMEVESPPYATCLPDQIRLQPGDALRLQCLAHGTHPIHFEWSRGGRVSLPPGAETTRDGKLLIARVKLSDSGTYKCVASNQIGNSEALAKVIIKA